A single genomic interval of Pomacea canaliculata isolate SZHN2017 linkage group LG5, ASM307304v1, whole genome shotgun sequence harbors:
- the LOC112564529 gene encoding galactose-3-O-sulfotransferase 2-like isoform X2 — protein sequence MQISGYFRSTMKFWFLLTVALASILMLFHLHVINRHTREAFPFSTSRDTWSHDLTSHRSRRTAPPLQSGTNSVTWREEQSKGDQETHHVFFLKVHKAASTTVLGVMLRFALSRQLAVMLPKRGNVLAEDTKFFHQNVLRLPEGRSHYDMLCNHLVFEERLIRRTFLHPDAKFLAIVRHPFDQFISAFQYYRKVYSVPYLTKIPGRNPIATYLKNPDKWEPINPLTSYTNNRMSFDFGMKHRYVSNETYVDKYVEYLENTFDLVLVVEMFDESMILMKRLLGWRLQDILYIKSNRMHDKQEYFFTNQDRKIHRKLRTADYTLYNHFYKVLRMKISAAGPGFFEEVMHFRNIQQNVEKFCLEPKKSLSLFVNSSSWNEAFHVSYLDCVLFKMEEVELVDVARRKLGPLDGWPELSSFNALFF from the exons ATGCAGATATCAGGATACTTTCGCAG CACGATGAAGTTCTGGTTCTTGCTGACCGTGGCGCTGGCCAGCATCCTGATGCTCTTTCACCTGCACGTCATCAACCGCCACACGCGCGAGGCCTTCCCGTTCTCGACGTCACGCGACACATGGAGTCACGATTTGACGTCACACAGGTCACGTCGGACCGCACCTCCCTTACAGTCAGGCACGAACAGCGTGACCTGGCGCGAGGAGCAATCGAAGGGGGACCAGGAAACCCACCACGTGTTCTTCCTGAAGGTGCACAAGGCGGCCAGCACCACGGTCCTGGGGGTCATGCTCCGCTTCGCGCTGTCGCGACAGTTGGCCGTCATGCTGCCCAAGCGAGGCAACGTCCTGGCCGAGGACACCAAGTTCTTTCACCAGAACGTTCTGCGCCTGCCGGAAGGGCGGTCTCACTACGATATGCTGTGCAACCACCTGGTCTTCGAAGAGAGGCTCATCCGAAGAACCTTCCTGCACCCCGACGCCAAGTTTTTGGCCATCGTTCGCCACCCGTTCGATCAGTTCATCTCCGCCTTTCAGTATTACCGCAAGGTGTACTCAGTTCCTTACCTGACCAAGATTCCCGGCAGAAATCCTATAGCGACGTATTTGAAAAACCCAGACAAGTGGGAACCCATTAATCCCTTAACCTCATATACAAACAACAGGATGAGTTTTGATTTTGGCATGAAACACCGTTATGTCTCGAACGAAACGTACGTTGATAAGTACGTTGAGTATCTGGAAAATACTTTCGACTTGGTGCTCGTGGTTGAAATGTTCGATGAGTCAATGATCCTCATGAAACGGCTCTTGGGCTGGCGACTCCAGGACATCCTGTACATCAAAAGCAACAGGATGCACGATAAACAAGAATACTTCTTCACCAACCAGGATCGAAAAATTCATCGGAAGTTACGAACCGCGGATTACACTCTCTACAATCATTTCTATAAGGTGCTGAGGATGAAGATCTCAGCCGCAGGTCCTGGTTTCTTCGAGGAGGTAATGCATTTCAGGAACATTCAGCAGAATGTGGAGAAGTTCTGCCTGGAGCCCAAGAAGAGTTTGTCGTTGTTCGTCAACTCCTCGTCGTGGAACGAGGCATTTCACGTCAGTTACTTGGACTGCGTGCTGTTCAAAATGGAGGAAGTAGAACTAGTTGATGTTGCTCGCAGAAAGCTGGGACCCTTGGACGGATGGCCGGAGCTGTCGTCTTTTAATGCTCTTTTCTTTTAG
- the LOC112564529 gene encoding galactose-3-O-sulfotransferase 2-like isoform X1, whose product MYVPFIRKGKRVNERSAVTSPSQHAFTMKFWFLLTVALASILMLFHLHVINRHTREAFPFSTSRDTWSHDLTSHRSRRTAPPLQSGTNSVTWREEQSKGDQETHHVFFLKVHKAASTTVLGVMLRFALSRQLAVMLPKRGNVLAEDTKFFHQNVLRLPEGRSHYDMLCNHLVFEERLIRRTFLHPDAKFLAIVRHPFDQFISAFQYYRKVYSVPYLTKIPGRNPIATYLKNPDKWEPINPLTSYTNNRMSFDFGMKHRYVSNETYVDKYVEYLENTFDLVLVVEMFDESMILMKRLLGWRLQDILYIKSNRMHDKQEYFFTNQDRKIHRKLRTADYTLYNHFYKVLRMKISAAGPGFFEEVMHFRNIQQNVEKFCLEPKKSLSLFVNSSSWNEAFHVSYLDCVLFKMEEVELVDVARRKLGPLDGWPELSSFNALFF is encoded by the exons atgtatgtgccGTTCATTAGGAAAGGCAAGAGAGTCAATGAGAGGAGTGCTGTCACCTCGCCTTCACAACACGCCTT CACGATGAAGTTCTGGTTCTTGCTGACCGTGGCGCTGGCCAGCATCCTGATGCTCTTTCACCTGCACGTCATCAACCGCCACACGCGCGAGGCCTTCCCGTTCTCGACGTCACGCGACACATGGAGTCACGATTTGACGTCACACAGGTCACGTCGGACCGCACCTCCCTTACAGTCAGGCACGAACAGCGTGACCTGGCGCGAGGAGCAATCGAAGGGGGACCAGGAAACCCACCACGTGTTCTTCCTGAAGGTGCACAAGGCGGCCAGCACCACGGTCCTGGGGGTCATGCTCCGCTTCGCGCTGTCGCGACAGTTGGCCGTCATGCTGCCCAAGCGAGGCAACGTCCTGGCCGAGGACACCAAGTTCTTTCACCAGAACGTTCTGCGCCTGCCGGAAGGGCGGTCTCACTACGATATGCTGTGCAACCACCTGGTCTTCGAAGAGAGGCTCATCCGAAGAACCTTCCTGCACCCCGACGCCAAGTTTTTGGCCATCGTTCGCCACCCGTTCGATCAGTTCATCTCCGCCTTTCAGTATTACCGCAAGGTGTACTCAGTTCCTTACCTGACCAAGATTCCCGGCAGAAATCCTATAGCGACGTATTTGAAAAACCCAGACAAGTGGGAACCCATTAATCCCTTAACCTCATATACAAACAACAGGATGAGTTTTGATTTTGGCATGAAACACCGTTATGTCTCGAACGAAACGTACGTTGATAAGTACGTTGAGTATCTGGAAAATACTTTCGACTTGGTGCTCGTGGTTGAAATGTTCGATGAGTCAATGATCCTCATGAAACGGCTCTTGGGCTGGCGACTCCAGGACATCCTGTACATCAAAAGCAACAGGATGCACGATAAACAAGAATACTTCTTCACCAACCAGGATCGAAAAATTCATCGGAAGTTACGAACCGCGGATTACACTCTCTACAATCATTTCTATAAGGTGCTGAGGATGAAGATCTCAGCCGCAGGTCCTGGTTTCTTCGAGGAGGTAATGCATTTCAGGAACATTCAGCAGAATGTGGAGAAGTTCTGCCTGGAGCCCAAGAAGAGTTTGTCGTTGTTCGTCAACTCCTCGTCGTGGAACGAGGCATTTCACGTCAGTTACTTGGACTGCGTGCTGTTCAAAATGGAGGAAGTAGAACTAGTTGATGTTGCTCGCAGAAAGCTGGGACCCTTGGACGGATGGCCGGAGCTGTCGTCTTTTAATGCTCTTTTCTTTTAG
- the LOC112564530 gene encoding aggrecan core protein-like isoform X1, producing the protein MAFEDARHSLLDSGEGNPKPEVNVKSWPWLAACLGVLLLFPHRLDTTLVTSTYGFYRKYYMDDKIITDPSTVVGSLYDVNSLLRCAMRCMTQEQCHTFFFVSQESFCQLHSVLFLGADEGTTKISSTYWQLTQEACPYSQGFILYRPLGLCYQYHFQKEHWATANATCSNQGTMLLKVDTESKFQHMYAFLRNSSATRLEHVSVGASRVSGTWRWQDGTDVTWFRWGSGEPSSSTEQCLTMAWFYFFQWNDVPCDVDPNAFYNFICQKLV; encoded by the exons ATGGCTTTCGAGGATGCTAGACATTCCCTGCTGGATTCAGGGGAAGGAAACCCAAAGCCGGAGGTGAATGTCAAATCTTGGCCATGGCTTGCTGCCTGTCTTGGAGTGTTGCTTCTGTTCCCCCACCGGCTGGACACTACCCTAGTCACCTCAACGTACGG ATTTTACCGGAAGTATTACATGGATGACAAGATCATAACCGATCCTTCAACAGTAGTAGGCAGCCTCTATGATGTCAACTCGCTTTTGCGATGTGCGATGAGATGCATGACACAGGAGCAGTGCCACACCTTCTTCTTCGTCAGTCAGGAATCTTTCTGTCAGCTTCATTCTGTTCTCTTCCTGGGCGCCGACGAGGGTACAACAAAGATCAGCAGCACTTACTGGCAGCTGACACAAG AAGCCTGCCCTTACAGTCAGGGCTTTATCTTATATCGGCCTTTGGGGCTGTGTTATCAATACCACTTCCAGAAGGAGCACTGGGCAACCGCCAACGCCACCTGTTCCAATCAGGGAACAATGCTCTTGAAGGTTGATACTGAAAGCAAGTTCCAACACATGTACGCATTTCTCCGAAACTCCTCAG CCACGCGACTGGAGCACGTGTCTGTCGGTGCCTCCAGGGTGAGTGGCACCTGGCGGTGGCAGGACGGAACTGACGTCACCTGGTTCCGCTGGGGGTCCGGCGAGCCGAGCAGTTCCACTGAGCAGTGCCTGACCATGGCGTGGTTCTACTTCTTCCAGTGGAACGACGTGCCTTGCGACGTGGACCCCAACGCCTTCTACAATTTTATCTGCCAGAAACTTGTTTAG
- the LOC112564530 gene encoding aggrecan core protein-like isoform X2 yields MAFEDARHSLLDSGEGNPKPEVNVKSWPWLAACLGVLLLFPHRLDTTLVTSTFYRKYYMDDKIITDPSTVVGSLYDVNSLLRCAMRCMTQEQCHTFFFVSQESFCQLHSVLFLGADEGTTKISSTYWQLTQEACPYSQGFILYRPLGLCYQYHFQKEHWATANATCSNQGTMLLKVDTESKFQHMYAFLRNSSATRLEHVSVGASRVSGTWRWQDGTDVTWFRWGSGEPSSSTEQCLTMAWFYFFQWNDVPCDVDPNAFYNFICQKLV; encoded by the exons ATGGCTTTCGAGGATGCTAGACATTCCCTGCTGGATTCAGGGGAAGGAAACCCAAAGCCGGAGGTGAATGTCAAATCTTGGCCATGGCTTGCTGCCTGTCTTGGAGTGTTGCTTCTGTTCCCCCACCGGCTGGACACTACCCTAGTCACCTCAAC ATTTTACCGGAAGTATTACATGGATGACAAGATCATAACCGATCCTTCAACAGTAGTAGGCAGCCTCTATGATGTCAACTCGCTTTTGCGATGTGCGATGAGATGCATGACACAGGAGCAGTGCCACACCTTCTTCTTCGTCAGTCAGGAATCTTTCTGTCAGCTTCATTCTGTTCTCTTCCTGGGCGCCGACGAGGGTACAACAAAGATCAGCAGCACTTACTGGCAGCTGACACAAG AAGCCTGCCCTTACAGTCAGGGCTTTATCTTATATCGGCCTTTGGGGCTGTGTTATCAATACCACTTCCAGAAGGAGCACTGGGCAACCGCCAACGCCACCTGTTCCAATCAGGGAACAATGCTCTTGAAGGTTGATACTGAAAGCAAGTTCCAACACATGTACGCATTTCTCCGAAACTCCTCAG CCACGCGACTGGAGCACGTGTCTGTCGGTGCCTCCAGGGTGAGTGGCACCTGGCGGTGGCAGGACGGAACTGACGTCACCTGGTTCCGCTGGGGGTCCGGCGAGCCGAGCAGTTCCACTGAGCAGTGCCTGACCATGGCGTGGTTCTACTTCTTCCAGTGGAACGACGTGCCTTGCGACGTGGACCCCAACGCCTTCTACAATTTTATCTGCCAGAAACTTGTTTAG